From Scomber scombrus chromosome 9, fScoSco1.1, whole genome shotgun sequence, one genomic window encodes:
- the dusp1 gene encoding dual specificity protein phosphatase 1, giving the protein MYLDLIFLSRRPTMVIMEVPTIDCASLRGLLEGDVLDCLVLDCRSFLSFNSSHIPGSYNVRFSTIVRRRARGGLGLEHIVPNEDTRNRLLCGEYQSVVLLDDRSSDLSHAKKDGTLMLAVTALCRDRCGANVFILKGGFETFSAEYPEMCTKPSPPQGLSLPLSSSHPESADPSCSPCNTPLYDQGGPVEILPFLYLGSAYHASRKDMLDMLGITALINVSANCPNHFEDSFLYKSIPVEDNHKANISSWFNEAIEFIDSVRNKGGRVFVHCQAGISRSATICLAYLMRTNRVKLDEAFEFVKQRRSIISPNFSFMGQLLQFESQVLATSTCSSEAGSPAIGNSSTVFNFPVSIPVHASAGQLSFLHSPITTSPSC; this is encoded by the exons ATGTATTTGGATTTAATATTTCTATCCCGCCGCCCTACTATGGTCATAATGGAGGTCCCCACCATCGACTGCGCGTCCCTCCGTGGCTTGCTGGAGGGCGACGTCCTGGACTGTCTGGTGTTGGACTGCCGATCCTTCTTGTCCTTCAACTCGTCCCACATACCGGGCTCATACAACGTCCGCTTCAGCACCATAGTGCGCAGGAGAGCCAGGGGGGGCCTGGGACTCGAGCACATTGTCCCTAACGAGGACACGAGGAACCGGCTCCTGTGCGGGGAGTATCAATCCGTAGTGCTTCTTGACGACCGCAGTTCAGATTTAAGCCACGCTAAGAAAGACGGGACATTGATGCTTGCTGTTACAGCCCTGTGTCGCGACCGATGCGGAGCCAATGTGTTTATTCTCAAag GTGGATTTGAAACATTTTCCGCAGAGTATCCAGAGATGTGTACCAAACCCTCCCCTCCACAAGGACTCAGCTTGCCTCTGAGCTCCAGTCATCCTGAGAGTGCTGATCCAAGCTGTAGTCCATGCAATACCCCTCTATATGACCag GGGGGTCCAGTGGAGATCTTGCCTTTCCTGTACCTTGGCAGTGCTTACCATGCCTCTAGAAAAGATATGCTTGACATGTTGGGGATCACCGCTCTCATCAACGTCTCTGCCAACTGTCCCAACCACTTTGAGGACTCCTTCCTCTACAAGAGCATCCCTGTCGAGGACAACCACAAAGCCAATATCAGCTCCTGGTTCAACGAGGCAATCGAGTTTATCG ACTCTGTGAGAAACAAAGGAGGtcgtgtgtttgtgcactgtcAAGCAGGCATCTCCCGCTCTGCCACCATTTGCCTTGCCTACCTCATGCGGACCAACCGCGTGAAGCTGGATGAGGCCTTCGAGTTTGTCAAGCAGCGCCGCAGCATCATCTCCCCCAACTTCAGCTTCATGGGCCAGCTCCTTCAGTTTGAGTCCCAGGTCCTGGCCACATCTACCTGCTCCTCAGAGGCGGGCAGCCCAGCCATCGgcaacagcagcacagtatTTAATTTCCCAGTCTCCATCCCCGTACACGCCTCCGCCGGCCAGCTCTCATTCCTCCACAGTCCCATCACTACATCTCCCAGCTGCTGA